Sequence from the Symbiopectobacterium purcellii genome:
TCCGGCAACAACGCGGGCAACGCGGCATAAACCGCCCAATATTGCCCCCAAAATTTTGCCTGAAACAGCGCTTCGCTGGTCTCCAGGCTTCCCTCCTGAAATGCGCCCGTGGTGTAGGATGCGGCAGGCGTAAACAGTCCGGCAAGCGAGGCGGTTTGCGCGAAGAAGGCGGCCAAAGATGCGCGATCGGTAACGTCAACAACATAGCCAGATGCCCGATCGCCGAGTGTTCTGAGCGCAGTAGCCCGCTTTTCTGCCGAACGACCGCCGATCACCACGCGATCGCCGCGCGCTACCAGTCGCTGAGCCAGAGCGAATCCAATGCCTGAAGTGCCACCAAGAATGGCGTAAGTCTGTGTCTTTTTCATAACACAGAGCTTATTGACGAATATTATTCCGGTAAAATGAAATAAACTATCAAAATTTATTCCTGATATTCAGCAATAGGCGCTATGCGACATTACCCAGGAGATGACATCGGCGTATTTCTGGCCGTATGTGACAGCGGCAACTTCACCGCAGCAGCAAACCTGCTTGGGCTCACCCCTTCAGCGGTCACCAAAGCCATTCAGCGATTGGAAAACCGCCTGAAAACGCCATTGTTTACCCGCACCACCCGGCAGCAGACCATAACGGCAGAGGGTGTGATTTATCGGGATGCCTGCCGAGCTGCAAGACTCGAGGTTGATCGCGTCGAAATGCTGCTTGCCAGTATCACAGCAGAACCCGCAGGACAGCTAGCGGTAAGCGTACCGCCGCTGCTCGGCGCACAGGTCATCACACCCGCTCTGTTGGCACTGTGTCAACAGTGGCCGCAATTGAGTATCAGTATCTCGGCCTCTGTCGAAATGGCTGACCTGTTCGATGGGTCTGTCGATCTTGCCGTACGTGTAGGAGAATTGCCGGATGCGGCAGGGATTGTCGCCAAAAGATTGGGCACGCAACGCATCGTCCTGTGCGGTACGCCGGGTTACTTTGCTCAGTCGCCACCGCTTCACGGCATCGACGATCTTCAGCGCCACACCCTGATTGGCACGCTGAAAGAGGGCTACGCCGCCCCCTGGCACTTTCAGTTGGCAGACAAAACACATCGGGTGATGACGCCCGATACCCGCTTATTACTGGATGGCGCACTGCTGACCGTCAACGCCATCAAAGAGGGATACGGTCTCGGCAGGGTGCCCTACTGGTTAGTCAAGGAGGAACTCGAGCGCGGCTTGCTGGTTAGCGTGCTGGACGAGGTTATTACCGGACATTTGCCCATTCATGCCTTATGGCGGGCAACGCCAGTAATGTTGCCCCGCTTACGTCTGGCAATAGATGCGCTGATCGCGGCCACCGCTGCACAATTTTAGCGAGCATCAGGCGAGAGTGTTAAGACATTTCACCGACTCTCTCACCACCAAATGCCCAGCCAACTCAACATGTTGCGTCACCCCCAGCGACTGTGCGGGAACCAACTGCTGGGTTAATAGTTGCAGTGCGGCTCTGGCAACCGCATCAAGCGGCATGTGCACCGTGGTCAGTGACACCGGCAGCATATCCAATGGCAAGATATTATCCATTCCCACCAACGACATATCATTCGGAACGCGAATGCCACGCTGCGCCAACGCATCCACTACCCCCACCGCCTGATTGTCCGCCGCGCAAAAAATCGCGGTCACACCAAGGCGGTCAGCATGTGCGGAAAGCCAGCGCAGCATGGCATCGCGTGCAGTAAGGGGGTGAAAATCAGGCAAAGCAAGAATCAATGACTCATCGACAGCAATCCCTGCCTCCAGCAAAGCATCACGGTATCCGCGCTCCCGCTGCTTAATGGTGATGCAAGACGACCAGGTTAAATGCAGAATTCGCCGGTGCCCGTGTTCTATCAGATGACGAACGGCACAAGCAGCGGCGGAATAATTAGCCGGTGTGACGCGGTTTAAACACATGGCGGGATCTTCACCGTTGATCAATACGGCAGGTATTCCGCTTTTCACCACCGCCTGCAATAAGGGGATATGCGCATCATTGACGATCACGATGCCACTCTGCCGCACACCTTGCAGCGATGCAATCATTTGATCTTCCGTCATGGCGTCATGCTCCGAGAGAAATGGGCGCATTCGGATATTACGCTGTACGCACAAGGTTTTGAGCGCATTGATCAATGACAGGGAAACCAGATTGTAATCACTCTCCAGCATCAGGTTACGCGGTGCTGCCAGCAAAACATGGCGCAAGGGATCCAAGGCTTCCGCCACCGGTTTCGCCAATTTATGCAGCGGATAACCCTGTTCTGTGGCAATCGCCAGGATCTGCTGTTTGACTTTGGCACTGATCGGCGCAGTGCCATTTAATACACGAGAAACCGTACTGATAGAGACGCCTGCACACTCCGCAATATCCTTTAATGTTGCCATTATTCCTTCATCCCTGTGTTTGCGAGGCTCACAATAGACGGTTTTAGCAAGACATCACTCAACGCATCAGCCCCCTTTCCTACCGCTTATCTCTACACTGTCGAGGGTTAACGCAATAACAACCACGAGAACATTTGCATACAGACAGGCGCTAAAGCCGGCATGTCACATTCTCTTACGCCTTTCTGCTAGCACTTTTTTTGTTATATTATAACATAACAATACATTCCCTCTGTATGGCACTTGCGAGTGAGCTTCTATTCTCTTTCCGCCTGGATGCGCATCAGCATTGCGCTGGCGCTGTTGGCATTGTTATGGGCGCTGGTCGCCTGGGCGGTAGCGCTGCCATGATCGCACTGCATAACGTCACATTTGGCTACACGTCATCTTCGCCGCTGGGCACGCTGAGTGGCAGCTTCAGCGCAGGTTCGTTGACAGCCATCGTCGGTGAAAACGGCAGTGGTAAATCGACGCTGTTAAAAACCCTTGCCGGACTGCTCCCCCCCTTGGCAGGCTCGCTGACGCACGATGGCAACACAGTGCCGCGCATTGGCTATTTGCCACAGCTGTCGGAGTTCGATCGCCAGTTTCCGTTGAGCGTCATGGATTTGGTGTTAATGGGCAGCCTGCCGCAACGCGGTCTGTTCGGTGGTCTCAATAGTCTCTGGCGGCGCAGTGCGTATGCCGCGCTGGAGGCGGTCGCAATGACTGCGTTCGCCACCCGCCCTATCGGCCATCTATCGGGAGGCCAGCTACAGCGCGTCCTGTTTGCCCGCCTGCTGTTGATGGATGCGCCGGTACTGCTGCTGGACGAGCCGTTTACCGGCGTAGATGCCGAAACAACGCAGGCTCTGCTGGCGTTGATCCACCAACGTCATCAGCAAGGATGCACCATTCTGGCGGTGCTGCACGATCGTGACATTGTCGAGCGCCATTTTCCGCTGGTGCTACAGCTCAGCGCCGCAGGACATCGCTGGGGCGCAACTCACGATATATTAACCGCGGCACGCTCCGCATCCCACGGCGCGCAGGCGCGAGTCAGGGCGGTAATATGATGACAATAAGTCTCCTTTCACCGCTGGTGGAATTCGGGTTTATGCGGCGCGCGCTGGTGGGATGTATCGCACTTACGCTCAGTGCCACACCGTTGGGTTGCTTTTTGTTGCTACGCCGCATGAGTTTGATCGGCGATGCGCTGTCGCACGCGGTATTGCCCGGCGTCGCCATCGGTTATCTGCTCTCTGGCATGTCGCTGTTGGCAATGGGAACCGGCGGGTTTATCGCTGGGCTGACCGTGGCGCTACTTTCCGGTTTTGTCAGCCGCAACACGACATTAAAAGAGGACGCCAGCTTCGCCGGACTCTATCTGGGGTCGCTGGCGCTCGGCGTCACGTTAGTGTCACTGCGCGGCTCCAGCGTCGATCTGTTGCACCTGCTGTTTGGATCGATTTTGGCGGTCGATCGCGGCGCACTGATCGATATCGGCCTGATCTGTTCGGCCTCGATACTGCTGTTGGCGTGGCTCTATCGTGCGCTGGTGATCGAATCGTTTGATGCCACCTTTATGCAACTCGCCTCACCGCGAGGCCGCACGCTGATCCACGCGTTATTTCTCGCACTGGTGGTGCTCAATCTGGTGGCTGGGTTTCAACTACTTGGCACGCTGATGACGGTCGGCATGATGATGCTACCCGCGACCTGCGCCCGCTTCTGGACAGCCCGTTTGCCGGTCATGCTGGCAGTCTCGGTACTGGTGGGCATCGCATCCAGCCTTATCGGCCTACTGTGGTCCTACTATGCCTCGCTGCCCGCCGGGCCCGCCATCATCCTGACCGCCACGCTATTTTTTGCGTTCTCGGCCGCTTTCGGCGCTGAGGGCGGCATGTTTCGCCTGCGCCGCTAATATCATCCACATATCATCAATGAGGACATCATGAAACACCCTGTTATCGCACTGGCACTTTCCAGCCTGTTATTCAGCACGTTTGCGATGGCGAAGCCGTTGCAGGTTGTCGCGAGCTTTTCCGTTTTAGGCGATATGGTCAGCAATATTGGCGGCGATCGCATCATCGTTACCGATTTGGTCAAGCCCAACGGCGATCCCCATGAATTCGAACCCTCACCGCAAGACAGCAAAACGCTGGCGAGCGCAGATCTGGTTTTCGTTAACGGGCTGGGTCTGGAGGGCTGGCTAACGCGTCTGGTATCCGCTTCCGGTTATCAAGGGAAAGTGGTGACCGCTTCGCAAGGCATCCACACGTTGGCGATGGAAGAAGAGGGAAAAACCCAGACCGATCCGCACGCCTGGAACAGCGCGGCGAATGGGGTTATCTACGCACAGAATATCATCGATGCGTTAGCCAGTGCGGCACCGCAGGATGCTGACTATTTTCGCCAGCAGGGAAAAGCCTATATTCAACAACTTCAGGCGTTGGATGCGTATGCCAAGAAAACCTTCGCCGCCATTGCGCCCGAAAAACGCAAAGTGCTCACCAGCCACGATGCGTTTGGCTATTTCAGCCAGGCCTATGGCGTAACCTTCCTGGCACCGCTGGGTTTTTCAACGGAAGCGGAAGCCAGCAGCAAACAGGTTGCCACGCTCATCCGCCAGATCAAACAAGAGAAGGTCGCCAGCTACTTTATCGAGAACCAGACCGATGCTCGTTTGGTGAAACAGATAGCTAACGCCAGCGGCGCACAGCCGGGCGGTGAACTCTACCCGGAAGCGTTAACTGACAGCACGGGCCCGGCCGCCAGCTACACCGCCGCGTTCAAACACAATGTGGACACCCTTGCCGCCAGCATGAAGTAAACAAGGCATCTGGCGCGCGGGCTATTTTGCCCCTTGCGCCAGATATTTCTGCATCTCTGCATCTGGCACCATGCCACCGCCCGTCGCCCACACCAGATGCGTTGTCTGTTGCATCGCTGACGCGGATAACGACAAGCGCGACAGGTATTCCGCGTTGCCCGCTACGCGCCACGGCCCGGCCATTCCGGCCAACGCAGAGGGTTCCAGACAGAGCGTTTCGGTGTGCGCCAACATCGCCAGCAAGCGATACATTTCGTCGTCGCTCAAGGTGTAATAACCGTCAATCAGCCGCGCCATGGCACGTCCAACAAAACCGGATGGACGCCCCACCGCCAGCCCATCGGCAGCGGTCAGGTTGTCGATACCCAAATCCTGCACCGCAATGCCGTCGTGCAGACCGGTGTACACGCCCAGCAGCATACAGGGCGAGTGCGTCGGCTCCGCAAAAATACAGTGTACGTGATCGCCAAACGCCAGCTTCAGACCGAACGCCACCCCGCCTGGCCCACCGCCCACGCCGCACGGCAGGTAGACAAACAGGGGATGATCCGCATCGACCACCATGCCACGTTCAGCAAACTGGGCTTTGAGCCGGTCACCGGCAACCGCATAGCCAAGAAACAGCGAGTGGGAATTCTCGTCATCAATAAAAAAGCAGTAGGGATCGTCCTGCGCGGCTTTGCGCCCTTGTGCGACGGCAACGCCGTAATCCTGTTGATATTCCACGACGTCAACGCCGTGTGCGCGCAATCTGTCCTTTTTCCATTGGCGCGCATCCGCCGACATGTGTACCGAGACGTTGAAGCCCAGGGTCGCCCCCATAATCCCGATCGACATACCGAGATTACCGGTCGATCCCACGGCAATACGGTATTGGCTAAAGAAGTGCCGCGCGGCTTCGCTTGCCAGTTGACGATAGTCATCGGTGGGAGCAATCAATCCCGCCTGTAACGCCAATTGCTCCGCGTGTACCAGCACTTCATAGATACCGCCGCGCGCTTTGATCGAACGGGAAATCGGCAGGTGGCTGTCTTTTTTCAGCCACAATTTGCCGGGTAATACCTTGCCATAACGCGCATCCAGCGCGGTTTGCATCGCGGCGATGTCAACCATATCGGACTCAATGATGCCTTCACTCGCCGCCAACGCGGGAAAAACCTCGCGGAGATAGGGCGCAAAACGGCGTAAGCGCGCATCCGCCGCCTGCACATCCGCATGCCCAAGCCCGACATAGGGCAATCCCTCGGCAAGCGTGGTGCTCTCCGGGTTAAACCAGGTCACGTCACGCAGCGCAACCAGGCTTGCCATGAGCGGATCGCGTTCTATCAGCGTTTTGATGTGAATATCAACCATTGTGTCCCTGTCTCCCTGTCGCCCAATGCTTCACCAACCATACGCCGAATCCCAACCGGGATCACCTGCGGCAGCATCACCTGCGTTGCCAACAAAACCTACCGATGCACGATGTCGATACGGATATCTGTATAAAAAACCTAACACTTCAAGTAAGTTATATTAATTAAAAAATTACCCTGATTGATAATCGGCATTTATAATTATCATTCTCAGCAACGTCGATAGCATGGCAGGGTACAGAGACGGTATTCAGTGGCTTATCGCATTTACCCACTGCGTTATCGAGCAACCGGTTCAACACATACAGGTTAAACATTGCGTCATGCGGCAAACTGAAACGCCTTTTCTCAAGCCACGGTAGACATGGCCGATAACTTCACCAGATTGGCAAGGATGCGATATCTGAATCCACATGCCGAGTTATGTTCATCACCACTGATTGGATAATAACGATGCTATCCTCCAACAATGCCGGATTATGGTTCAGATTACTCATTTTCATGCTGCTCAGCGCGCTATTGGCGCTGTTTATTGGCCAAACCTTTATTGCGCAGTCAGAACAAAAGCGTTTGGAGAGCTACGCACACGATGTGCTGGCGCAAGGGGTTGCCGTCGCACAAGAGAGCCGGGATACGGTGCAGCGCATACTGTTACTGGGCAATATCCCCTGCTCCGATGCCGATCTGCGCGAGTTACGCCTGCTGTCCTTTTACGCGCTTAATCTGCGCGACGTGGGGCGCATCCAAAACGATCGCCTGATTTGCTCTGCGGGATGGGGAAGGCTGAATCCCCCTATCGCGCTGTTGCCGCCCGACCTGACGACCTCGACGGGCACACAACTATGGACCGCGATGGAAAGGCTGGTTGACCCCAGGATCACCGCCGATATCGCCAGCAGCGGAGGCGTAGCGACGATCACCGCTTCGGCTGCTTTTCGCCGCTATTCACAACCTCCACAGGGATACAGCGCCACCTTAATCAATAAGAATCTCGACCACCCCTATCAAACCTTCGGTTCTCTGACACTCCCCCATAAAGAAGACTTAAGCAGATTGAAAAACGGCTGGCTCACCTTGGGTACACGCCATTTTTTCACCTGCTCAAACAGCTTTGATATCTGCGTGCTGGCGCAGTTTGAGGATGCGGGTGTGATATATCGTCCGTGGTATGTGATAGCGGGCATCATTCTGATGGGGGCGGCGTTGGGCGGCAGCTTTACACTGTGCTACTCACTTTACCGTGAAAAACGGCGCTCCCTGCCTTGCCAGCTGGAACGTGCGCTGAAGAACGATCAACTGCGCGCCCACTACCAGCCACTGGTCAGCCTTGCCACGCGCTCGCTGATTGGCGTTGAAGCGTTGGCGCGCTGGCGTAACGGCGCCGGTGAGGAAATTTCGCCAGAAGTGTTCGTGCGTATCGCCGAAGAAAACGGCATGATCGATGAGTTAACCCGAGCCATCACCCGCTGTGCCATTCGGGATATGCGGCCTTATCTTACGCAGCCATCATCCTTTACGCTCAGCATCAACCTTGCGGTTAGCGACATCATCTCTCCCGACTACCACCGCTTTTTACAGCGCGAGTGTGAGCGCAACGGCGTCATGCGCGAGCGTGTGATTTTAGAACTGACAGAACGCTCAACCGCATCGCCGCAGGTACTTGAGATTGCGCTGCAATCATTGCAGCAGCAAGGGCATAAAATCGCGCTGGATGACTTCGGCACCGGCTATTCAAATCTGGATTACCTGAGCCGCTTCTCATTCAATCTGGTGAAGATAGATAAGATTTTTGTAGGTGCCATCGGCACAGATTCCGTCAACGCCGCCTTCACCGATGTGCTGTTCTCACTGGTACAAAAACTGGATGCCAGCATCGTGGTAGAAGGGGTGGAAACCCAGGAACAGGCCGCTTATGTGGCACAACACTGCCCGAATGCGATTGTACAAGGGTGGTATTTTGGCCGACCGGCGAGTATTGATCAGTTTGTCGAACCCGAACGTTACCGCTGCCCGCCGATTGAATCATAACCTGAGCCGCATGATGCCAAGC
This genomic interval carries:
- a CDS encoding metal ABC transporter substrate-binding protein, whose amino-acid sequence is MKHPVIALALSSLLFSTFAMAKPLQVVASFSVLGDMVSNIGGDRIIVTDLVKPNGDPHEFEPSPQDSKTLASADLVFVNGLGLEGWLTRLVSASGYQGKVVTASQGIHTLAMEEEGKTQTDPHAWNSAANGVIYAQNIIDALASAAPQDADYFRQQGKAYIQQLQALDAYAKKTFAAIAPEKRKVLTSHDAFGYFSQAYGVTFLAPLGFSTEAEASSKQVATLIRQIKQEKVASYFIENQTDARLVKQIANASGAQPGGELYPEALTDSTGPAASYTAAFKHNVDTLAASMK
- a CDS encoding D-serine ammonia-lyase gives rise to the protein MVDIHIKTLIERDPLMASLVALRDVTWFNPESTTLAEGLPYVGLGHADVQAADARLRRFAPYLREVFPALAASEGIIESDMVDIAAMQTALDARYGKVLPGKLWLKKDSHLPISRSIKARGGIYEVLVHAEQLALQAGLIAPTDDYRQLASEAARHFFSQYRIAVGSTGNLGMSIGIMGATLGFNVSVHMSADARQWKKDRLRAHGVDVVEYQQDYGVAVAQGRKAAQDDPYCFFIDDENSHSLFLGYAVAGDRLKAQFAERGMVVDADHPLFVYLPCGVGGGPGGVAFGLKLAFGDHVHCIFAEPTHSPCMLLGVYTGLHDGIAVQDLGIDNLTAADGLAVGRPSGFVGRAMARLIDGYYTLSDDEMYRLLAMLAHTETLCLEPSALAGMAGPWRVAGNAEYLSRLSLSASAMQQTTHLVWATGGGMVPDAEMQKYLAQGAK
- a CDS encoding LacI family DNA-binding transcriptional regulator — its product is MATLKDIAECAGVSISTVSRVLNGTAPISAKVKQQILAIATEQGYPLHKLAKPVAEALDPLRHVLLAAPRNLMLESDYNLVSLSLINALKTLCVQRNIRMRPFLSEHDAMTEDQMIASLQGVRQSGIVIVNDAHIPLLQAVVKSGIPAVLINGEDPAMCLNRVTPANYSAAACAVRHLIEHGHRRILHLTWSSCITIKQRERGYRDALLEAGIAVDESLILALPDFHPLTARDAMLRWLSAHADRLGVTAIFCAADNQAVGVVDALAQRGIRVPNDMSLVGMDNILPLDMLPVSLTTVHMPLDAVARAALQLLTQQLVPAQSLGVTQHVELAGHLVVRESVKCLNTLA
- a CDS encoding LysR family transcriptional regulator, translating into MRHYPGDDIGVFLAVCDSGNFTAAANLLGLTPSAVTKAIQRLENRLKTPLFTRTTRQQTITAEGVIYRDACRAARLEVDRVEMLLASITAEPAGQLAVSVPPLLGAQVITPALLALCQQWPQLSISISASVEMADLFDGSVDLAVRVGELPDAAGIVAKRLGTQRIVLCGTPGYFAQSPPLHGIDDLQRHTLIGTLKEGYAAPWHFQLADKTHRVMTPDTRLLLDGALLTVNAIKEGYGLGRVPYWLVKEELERGLLVSVLDEVITGHLPIHALWRATPVMLPRLRLAIDALIAATAAQF
- a CDS encoding metal ABC transporter permease, translating into MMTISLLSPLVEFGFMRRALVGCIALTLSATPLGCFLLLRRMSLIGDALSHAVLPGVAIGYLLSGMSLLAMGTGGFIAGLTVALLSGFVSRNTTLKEDASFAGLYLGSLALGVTLVSLRGSSVDLLHLLFGSILAVDRGALIDIGLICSASILLLAWLYRALVIESFDATFMQLASPRGRTLIHALFLALVVLNLVAGFQLLGTLMTVGMMMLPATCARFWTARLPVMLAVSVLVGIASSLIGLLWSYYASLPAGPAIILTATLFFAFSAAFGAEGGMFRLRR
- a CDS encoding SDR family oxidoreductase — translated: MKKTQTYAILGGTSGIGFALAQRLVARGDRVVIGGRSAEKRATALRTLGDRASGYVVDVTDRASLAAFFAQTASLAGLFTPAASYTTGAFQEGSLETSEALFQAKFWGQYWAVYAALPALLPDAAVVLMSGAASARPLGAPAYAACNAALEGLARGLAVELAPRRVNCLSPGTTDSTLWQQRPAQVREAAYQQWCKLTVLQRPATVEEQADAALFLLDNTHMTGNTLYCDGGYTLR
- a CDS encoding EAL domain-containing protein, which gives rise to MLSSNNAGLWFRLLIFMLLSALLALFIGQTFIAQSEQKRLESYAHDVLAQGVAVAQESRDTVQRILLLGNIPCSDADLRELRLLSFYALNLRDVGRIQNDRLICSAGWGRLNPPIALLPPDLTTSTGTQLWTAMERLVDPRITADIASSGGVATITASAAFRRYSQPPQGYSATLINKNLDHPYQTFGSLTLPHKEDLSRLKNGWLTLGTRHFFTCSNSFDICVLAQFEDAGVIYRPWYVIAGIILMGAALGGSFTLCYSLYREKRRSLPCQLERALKNDQLRAHYQPLVSLATRSLIGVEALARWRNGAGEEISPEVFVRIAEENGMIDELTRAITRCAIRDMRPYLTQPSSFTLSINLAVSDIISPDYHRFLQRECERNGVMRERVILELTERSTASPQVLEIALQSLQQQGHKIALDDFGTGYSNLDYLSRFSFNLVKIDKIFVGAIGTDSVNAAFTDVLFSLVQKLDASIVVEGVETQEQAAYVAQHCPNAIVQGWYFGRPASIDQFVEPERYRCPPIES
- a CDS encoding metal ABC transporter ATP-binding protein, producing the protein MIALHNVTFGYTSSSPLGTLSGSFSAGSLTAIVGENGSGKSTLLKTLAGLLPPLAGSLTHDGNTVPRIGYLPQLSEFDRQFPLSVMDLVLMGSLPQRGLFGGLNSLWRRSAYAALEAVAMTAFATRPIGHLSGGQLQRVLFARLLLMDAPVLLLDEPFTGVDAETTQALLALIHQRHQQGCTILAVLHDRDIVERHFPLVLQLSAAGHRWGATHDILTAARSASHGAQARVRAVI